Proteins from a single region of Phyllopteryx taeniolatus isolate TA_2022b chromosome 10, UOR_Ptae_1.2, whole genome shotgun sequence:
- the LOC133484552 gene encoding catenin delta-1-like isoform X3 — MEQCESAAALLESVREQEVQFEQLTRALEEERRRVGLSATSPSALGCPLPHTQNGRLGDADIERLKLTDSYIHSTQYRMVDPAHGALDESYTPEDDSHEAHSVFSEEGTTRRLDNGMKKPISRTVLPNDSMSINGGMSMSGMCGYSATLDRPYRQMGGDYPTATVPRNYHYGPVGVYDDYRGGPPSEAYTSLSRGSHMDDRYRPVDGYRTLDSGYRAPSRQQMDPYAAQPQVGRGMRAMGSAMDMRYGHGHYGLEDDQRSVGYEEYSMGPPPMHPGGYGTMPRLGPGPGGMDRRRLRSCEDTLDGDMGGVDPYAWGVPMTLERGSMASLDSTLRKGPPSSWRQPELPEVIAMLNYRLDPVKTNAAAFLQHLTFKNDKVKSEVRRLKGIPALVSLLDHPSKDVHHSACGALKNISYGRDPDNKIAIKNCDGVPALVRLLRKTHDQDLTDTITGTLWNLSSHDSVKMEIVDHALHALADEVIVPHSGWERADNGREESCKPRHLEWETALTNTAGCLRNVSSERSEARRKLRECTGLVDSLMYVVQSQINRKDVDNKLVENCMCLLRNLSYQVHREVPSCERYAETAPINQGPAPGSNKGGCFGSRKGKDEWFSKGKKDGDDENADQVDIPKRTMPAKGYELLFQPEVVRIYTSLLRESKNPSVLEAAAGAIQNLCAGRWTYGRYIRATVRLEKGLPMMAELLAHGNDRVVRAMSGALRNLSIDNRNCELLGLHAVPHLVANLPGGQNQSGRALSEETVVSVLSTLTEVLGTSLEAAKTLRASQGIERLVLINKDGKRSDREVRGAGQVLQLVWAHKDLRRPLEKDGWKKTDFQVNINPGTTNGPSTRANGTYGDSTTPLLDRGEKRNMIPLNDLGSEAYSTLDQRERRHTLDDTTDTFPRGVYGGRKGSLPLLDSYDG; from the exons ATGGAGCAGTGCGAGAGCGCAGCAGCTCTGCTGGAGTCGGTCAGGGAGCAGGAGGTGCAGTTTGAACAGCTGACCAGGGCGTTggaagaggagaggaggagagtGGGCCTCTCTGCCACCAGCCCTTCGGCGCTGGGTTGCCCCCTCCCTCACACACAG AACGGGCGTTTAGGGGATGCGGACATCGAGCGACTGAAATTGACAGACTCCTACATACACAGCACACAG TACAGAATGGTGGACCCAGCACACGGCGCTCTAGACGAGAGCTACACACCAGAGGACGACTCCCATGAAGCACATTCTGTCTTTTCTGAAGAAGGAACCACACGGCGGCTTGACAATGGG ATGAAGAAACCCATCTCACGCACAGTCCTGCCGAATGACTCAATGTCCATCAATGGCGGCATGTCTATGTCCGGTATGTGCGGCTATAGCGCAACACTGGACCGTCCATACAGACAGATGGGAGGGGACTACCCCACTGCCACGGTGCCCAGAAACTACCACTACGGCCCTGTAGGAGTTTATGATGACTACAGGGGAGGACCGCCATCAGAGGCATACACAAGCTTGAGCAGGGGCTCGCACATGGACGATCGCTACAG GCCAGTTGATGGCTACAGAACTCTTGATTCTGGTTACCGGGCCCCGAGCCGCCAGCAGATGGACCCCTATGCAGCACAGCCTCAGGTGGGCAGGGGAATGAGGGCCATGGGCTCAGCAATGGACATGCGATACGGCCACGGACACTATGGTCTGGAAGATGACCAGCGTAGCGTGGGCTATGAAGAGTACAGCATGGGGCCTCCACCCATGCACCCCGGGGGTTACGGCACCATGCCACGGCTGGGTCCTGGCCCTGGTGGTATGGACAGGCGAAGACTAAG GAGCTGTGAAGATACTCTAGATGGTGATATGGGAGGAGTTGATCCATACGCCTGGGGTGTTCCCATGACCCTGGAGCGAGGGAGCATGGCTTCCTTAGACAGCACACTGAGGAAAGGTCCTCCCTCCTCATGGAGACAACCAGAGCTGCCAGAGGTGATCGCCATGTTGAACTACCGCTTGGATCCTGTCAAAACCAATGCAGCAGCCTTCCTTCAGCATCTCACATTCAAAAATGACAAG GTTAAGTCAGAGGTGCGGCGCCTGAAGGGTATCCCGGCCTTAGTGTCACTGTTGGACCACCCCAGCAAAGACGTGCACCATTCAGCCTGCGGAGcgctaaaaaatatttcatatggACGAGACCCAGACAACAAGATCGCTATCAAGAACTGTGATGGAGTGCCAGCGCTGGTCCGATTATTGAGGAAGACCCATGACCAGGACCTCACTGACACAATCACAG GCACACTGTGGAACCTCTCATCCCACGATTCCGTGAAGATGGAGATAGTGGACCACGCCCTGCACGCTCTGGCAGACGAGGTGATAGTGCCCCACTCGGGCTGGGAGCGAGCGGACAACGGCAGAGAGGAAAGCTGCAAACCGCGGCATCTGGAGTGGGAGACCGCCTTGACCAACACTGCTGGCTGCCTACG AAATGTGAGTTCAGAGCGCAGTGAGGCACGGCGAAAGCTGAGAGAGTGCACAGGGTTGGTGGATTCGCTGATGTACGTCGTGCAGTCACAGATCAACCGCAAAGATGTGGACAATAAG TTGGTGGAGAACTGCATGTGCCTCTTAAGGAATCTGTCCTATCAGGTCCACCGTGAGGTCCCCAGCTGTGAACGCTATGCAGAGACCGCGCCCATCAACCAGGGCCCTGCACCCGGCTCGAACAAGGGTGGCTGCTTTGGCTCTCGAAAGGGCAAAG ACGAGTGGTTTTCTAAAG gaAAGAAAGATGGAGATGATGAAAATGCAGACCAAGTTGACATTCCAAAGAGAACAATGCCTGCCAAAG gttaCGAGCTATTATTCCAACCAGAGGTGGTTCGAATTTACACGTCGCTGCTCAGAGAGAGCAAGAACCCTTCGGTTCTGGAAGCTGCTGCTGGGGCCATCCAGAACCTGTGTGCAGGCAGATGGACT TATGGTCGTTACATTCGGGCCACTGTACGTCTGGAGAAGGGTCTTCCCATGATGGCCGAGCTGCTGGCGCACGGCAACGACCGTGTGGTGCGGGCGATGTCCGGAGCCTTGAGGAACCTCTCAATCGACAACAGGAACTGTGAACTTCTCG GTTTGCATGCTGTGCCCCACCTTGTGGCCAACCTGCCAGGAGGTCAGAACCAGTCGGGGCGTGCCCTGTCGGAGGAGACTGTGGTGTCTGTGCTGAGCACGCTCACAGAGGTGCTCGGCACCAGCTTGGAGGCAGCCAAGACCCTCAGGGCGTCGCAGGGCATTGAGAGGCTGGTTCTCATTAACAAAGATGG CAAGCGGTCTGACCGTGAGGTTCGAGGAGCAGGCCAGGTGCTGCAGCTGGTGTGGGCCCACAAGGACCTGCGTCGGCCTCTTGAGAAAGACGGCTGGAAGAAGACTGACTTCCAGGTCAACATAAACCCCGGCACCACCAACGGCCCAAGCACCCGAGCCAATGGCACCTACGGGGACAGTACCACACCACTACTGGACAGAG GGGAAAAGCGAAACATGATTCCTCTGAATGACCTCGGCTCTG AGGCTTACTCGACACTGGACCAGAGGGAGAGGCGACACACTCTGGATGACACCACAGACACTTTCCCG AGAGGGGTATATGGGGGAAGAAAGGGCTCCCTGCCTCTGTTGGACTCCTATGATggttag